One genomic region from Cryptococcus gattii WM276 chromosome C, complete sequence encodes:
- a CDS encoding Hypothetical protein (Similar to TIGR gene model, INSD accession AAW42547.1; CNC07030), with amino-acid sequence MTPKRKGGKLAKSQSTTTEELSKKPGRPRKAHEFFDVTGASTFNVDPRAATALVKASQDKRSIDFGSVSDDYAPRRKMSRQKKGRHLIRSSLIGPTVLTMTILDRVGILANVAGDCLLTLLTNGYPPRNRRDSAVDEGKRAWDGLYALKQSYIFSPYSPPFPLPEDVLSSLSPTISASLRQNPLALNRAVYLSNLATFVWLILRPDEAGDIMGPLDVDEGNDKRVTRSRQGVDTEKEAIKGRVRRRNALMVAAWKKYWTAIIPRGQHGKEIALRLWLDLVTQIEISYRLQTITSSTESDFLPQIDDVLHDDMFSISSISRFGLPSDQDTSGDEGDEEMEDHKLYLHDLWGDLSVEREEELPKLELEEARAAYPWDDFQRGMLRFVKDEILGENGEESLLTPGRRGVLASTQTRTTQTRGESELNSEREESEESPELSQEVAQAPNSPPRPFTDSPTRENSNPGDSPIDFDLLEEIARELAAEEPNKVDAFPPLTRGSSGNGTGDGSNSRNSPESSSTWAINESTSIPVPSRPSSSRPLSHENQSPKQTTTEKGTGKERSPLNLFGKKVKMDGFEWNKRQEGAERIAWESQSQSQLSTPRAARQFQEEIQEITITQEQVEKTQEEIESTAYDASDLLPDARQFRFTNPRSNLRPDEANEDEGYLEEDVLLDLRQLDRVQQAVGAEEEGYKVDIMLDPRQLKARPSGELVAKQETEDGEEGYEEDERVLTDPGQFTRTTRSQTRAFQQKETEKATAGASTRAQKAETQIVEEEEQDDEHDYNELLGSLKESPTSGQPEQQAQTPAGDEDLFFNPNPNFPFDDLPRQAEMDDYDVEDVARAERQAELEAENAYEGTNGDYVVKNTSAERREMSEEEEEEEEEEEEEEEEEEEEEEEEEEEEEEEEEEEEEEEEEEEEEEEEEEEEEEEEEEEEEEEEEEEEEEEEEEEEEEEEEEEEEEEEEEEEEEEEEEHSPKGKRPYSSAFAAISSSEDEADRQRIFSRHQKSFETMSSQKRSTQPQFLGTSLFSPPTSPDRFPPNRQASAGPGPSTTRNRHAAAQPSSSARSLSFENDESPFQKEDGYVSTTVVDEGDPFLVDEDGSPLTPSEEYTLPDDRSRQFSFFKSNLYGRTSDKGSRYVRLSGPRRWTKEEELLLWRTVQRLPATQVYPLRVVWYLHGDGGLLSEKLRWFSVQHMKDKMRTTVMRRLRSGELVEGNARAWAPLGSKEKENWDEEEWDRMNDRALLATQLERQEFEKRKEAARLSEEERERRKEEKRRIEEEKKKEREEKKRKLQDEKARLKEDKRKWAEEQKRKREEEKRRKEEEKQKKKKEREKKAKTKKGTGRQYRESEDERSEESEDERSEESEENENEEQQDEPQEEADELESRADGSVGSESTTSPPPPKRRTNRASASNINPKRNTKKGSKIQKGAGAEPSGKSVAAVTRSSSQTNAKGPSSQSRRLMMEAWKSHAAANSEEDDDQENDEFENEDEQTASHLPARPAPFKTTAARKATNQPVKQNQGAVTARAARKTTSNADGSTGRPINSAYVSSGLSASDLMKQSARKRTQFDEGDLTTEKEGKMDRGSESEVDELQEELELKSNPELEVLPPESNEEMAEEEGIHPPLGQGTHAMMARSVRSDSSAHATHVPGTQYTDLLSNEAERR; translated from the exons ATGACGCCGAAGAGAAAGGGGGGGAAATTAGCAAAGAGCCAATCAACTACTACGGAAGAGCTGTCCAAGAAACCAGGTCGGCCTCGCAAGGCTCACGAGTTTTTTGACGTAACGGGAGCATCTACATTTAATGTCGATCCTCGAGCAGCCACAGCGCTAGTCAAAGCATCCCAAGATAAAAGATCCATAGACTTTGGATCTGTGTCGGATGACTATGCGCCTCGAAGAAAAATGTCAaggcagaagaaggggaggCATCTGATACGATCATCTTTGATAGGGCCAACCGTATTGACCATGACTATTCTGGATCGAGTAGGAATTTTGGCGAATGTGGCAGGCGACTGTCTTCTGACCCTCTTGACAAATGGGTATCCCCCGAGGAATAGGAGGGATAGTGCAGTGGATGAAGGAAAACGAGCGTGGGATGGGCTGTATG CCCTCAAACAGTCATACATATTCTCACCTTATTCTCCtcccttccctctccccgAGGACGTCCTTTCATCCCTCTCCCCAACCATTTCGGCCTCTCTCCGACAGAACCCCCTAGCGCTCAATCGAGCTGTTTACTTGTCGAACCTCGCAACATTCGTCTGGCTCATCCTCCGACCTGACGAAGCGGGCGATATCATGGGCCCTCTTGACGTAGATGAAGGAAATGATAAGAGAGTCACAAGGAGTCGACAAGGAGTCGACACGGAAAAAGAGGCCATTAAGGGAAGAGTAAGGCGAAGGAATGCGTTGATGGTTGCAGCTTGGAAGAAATATTGGACAGCAATCATCCCTAGGGGACAACATGGAAAGGAAATTGCTCTTCGACTCTGGCTAGATCTCGTTACTCAG ATTGAAATTTCATACCGCCTACAAACCATCACTTCGTCGACTGAATCCGATTTTCTCCCCCAAATCGATGACGTGCTCCATGATGATATgttctccatctcttccatctcccGCTTCGGTCTCCCCTCCGATCAGGACACGTCAGGTGACGAGGGTGACGAAGAAATGGAGGATCACAAGCTCTATCTGCATGATTTATGGGGTGACCTTTCTGTAGAACGAGAGGAGGAATTGCCGAAACTCGAATTGGAAGAAGCCAGAGCGGCTTATCCCTGGGATGATTTTCAGAGGGGGATGCTGAGGTTTGTGAAAGATGAAATACTGGGTGAAAATGGGGAAGAGTCGTTG CTGACGCCTGGACGACGGGGCGTGTTAGCGAGTACCCAAACTCGTACGACCCAAACCAGGGGCGAGAGTGAACTTAACAGTGAGCGCGAGGAAAGCGAGGAAAGCCCGGAACTATCCCAGGAGGTGGCCCAAGCTCCCAACTCGCCTCCTCGTCCATTTACTGATTCGCCGACACGAGAAAATTCGAATCCAGGCGACAGCCCCATCGACTTTGATCTTCTTGAAGAAATTGCTCGTGAACTCGCTGCCGAGGAACCAAACAAAGTCGATGCTTTCCCTCCCCTCACCCgcggcagcagcggcaATGGCACTGGCGACGGTAGCAATAGTCGCAACTCACCAGAGTCTTCATCCACATGGGCAATCAACGAATCTACCTCTATCCCGGTTCCCTCGCGTCCATCCTCTTCACGTCCTCTATCCCATGAGAACCAAAGTCCCAAACAGACGACCACTGAGAAGGGGAcgggaaaagaaagaagtCCTCTGAACTTGTTTGGCAAGAAAGTGAAAATGGATGGATTTGAGTGGAATAAAAGGCAGGAAGGGGCAGAGAGAATCGCATGGGAGAGTCAGAGTCAGAGTCAGTTGTCTACTCCACGTGCGGCCCGGCAGTTCCAAGAAGAAATCCAAGAAATAACAATTACTCAAGAGCAAGTAGAAAAGACCcaagaagagattgagTCGACAGCGTACGACGCTTCCGACCTCTTGCCTGACGCACGCCAATTCCGGTTTACTAACCCCAGATCCAACCTCAGACCAGACGAAGCGAATGAAGACGAAGGCTATTTGGAGGAAGACGTCCTGCTCGATCTCCGCCAGCTTGATCGTGTTCAGCAGGCTGTTGgagcagaggaagagggtTACAAAGTGGATATCATGCTTGATCCAAGACAACTGAAGGCTCGACCTTCAGGCGAATTAGTCGCCAAGCAAGAAACggaggatggagaagagggatacgaggaagatgaaagagTTCTAACTGACCCTGGGCAGTTTACAAGGACGACCCGTTCACAGACTCGAGCATTTCAACAGAAGGAAACTGAGAAGGCTACTGCCGGTGCCTCAACGAGGGCTCAAAAAGCCGAGACTCAAATagtagaagaagaggaacaaGATGACGAGCATGATTATAACGAACTGCTGGGTAGTCTTAAAGAGAGCCCGACAAGTGGCCAACCAGAACAGCAGGCGCAAACGCCCGCGGGGGATGAGGACTTGTTTTTCAATCCCAATCCAAATTTCCCGTTCGATGATTTACCGCGTCAGGCGGAAATGGACGACTATGATGTTGAGGATGTTGCCAGAGCCGAGAGGCAAGCGGAGTTGGAGGCTGAAAACGCGTATGAAGGTACTAATGGCGATTATGTTGTCAAAAATACCAGCGCCGAGCGACGAGAGATGtcagaagaggaagaggaggaggaggaagaagaagaggaggaggaagaggaagaggaagaggaagaggaagaggaagaggaagaggaagaggaagaggaagaggaagaggaagaggaagaggaagaggaagaggaagaggaagaggaagaggaagaggaagaggaagaggaagaggaagaggaagaggaagaggaagaggaagaggaagaggaagaggaagaggaagaggaagaggaagaggaagaggaagaggaagaggaagaggaagaggaagaggaagaggaagaggaagaagaacatAGTCCCAAAGGGAAACGACCTTACTCATCTGCTTTCGCTGCCATTTCATCTTCCGAGGACGAAGCAGATCGTCAGCGTATATTCTCTCGTCATCAGAAATCCTTTGAAACCATGTCATCGCAGAAGAGATCGACGCAACCCCAGTTCTTGGGGAcctccctcttctctcctcctACCTCGCCTGACCGTTTCCCTCCGAATCGTCAAGCTTCTGCAGGACCTGGGCCTTCTACTACACGGAACCGTCATGCTGCCGCCCAACCTTCATCTTCGGCCCGATCACTATCCTTTGAAAACGACGAAAGCCCCTTtcagaaggaagatggcTATGTCTCCACTACAGTCGTCGATGAGGGAGACCCATTCCTCGTCGATGAGGACGGCAGCCCCCTAACTCCCAGCGAGGAGTACACTCTTCCAGATGATCGAAGCAGACAGTTCTCATTCTTCAAATCAAATTTATACGGCCGAACGTCTGACAAGGGCTCGAGATATGTCCGTCTCAGCGGTCCTCGCCGATGGaccaaagaagaagaactCTTACTTTGGCGTACTGTACAACGTCTCCCTGCTACGCAAGTTTACCCCCTCCGGGTTGTTTGGTACCTCCACGGTGATGGCGGGCTGCTTAGTGAGAAATTGAGGTGGTTCAGTGTGCAGCATATGAAAGACAAAATGCGGACGACAGTAAtgaggagattgaggagTGGAGAGCTTGTTGAGGGGAATGCTAGGGCTTGGGCGCCACTGGGAAgcaaggagaaggaaaattgggatgaagaagaatgggaCCGGATGAATGATAGAGCCTTGTTGGCCACCCAATTGGAGAGACAGGAGTTtgagaaaagaaaggagGCGGCAAGGTTGagcgaggaagagagggagagaaggaaggaagagaagaggaggattgaagaggaaaagaagaaagagagagaagaaaagaaaaggaagcTTCAAGATGAGAAAGCGCGATTGAAAGAGGACAAGAGGAAGTGGGCAGAAGAgcaaaaaaggaagagggaagaggagaagcgaagaaaggaggaggagaaacagaagaagaaaaaagagagggagaagaaagcTAAAACTAAGAAGGGTACGGGCAGGCAATACAGGGAaagtgaagatgagaggagtgaagaaagtgaagatgagaggAGTGAAGAAAGTGAAGAGAATGAGAATGAAGAGCAGCAAGATGAACCACAAGAGGAAGCGGATGAATTGGAGTCAAGAGCCGATGGATCCGTT GGAAGCGAATCTACCACAAGTCCTCCGCCTCCCAAACGTAGAACTAACCGAGCGAGTGCCTCCAATATCAACCCCAAACGCAACACGAAGAAGGGTTCGAAGATCCAAAAGGGCGCCGGCGCTGAACCCTCTGGAAAAtctgttgctgctgttACACGATCATCCTCTCAGACGAATGCAAAGGGGCCGTCATCTCAGTCGAGAAGGTTGATGATGGAAGCATGGAAGAGTCATGCGGCTGCTAATTCGGAGGAGGATGACGATCAGGAGAACGACGAGTTTgagaatgaagatgagCAGACTGCTTCCCATCTTCCGGCCCGGCCAGCTCCCTTCAAGACTACAGCTGCTCGGAAGGCAACGAATCAACCGGTTAAACAAAATCAAGGCGCAGTGACGGCACGAGCTGCTCGTAAAACTACTAGCAACGCGGATGGTAGTACCGGTCGACCCATCAACTCGGCCTATGTCTCTAGCGGTCTTTCTGCATCCGATCTTATGAAGCAATCTGCCAGGAAACGTACCCAGTTTGACGAGGGTGATCTCACTACGGAGAAGGAGGGGAAAATGGATCGAGGGTCCGAATCAGAGGTTGATGAGTTGCAGGAAGAGCTCGAACTCAAGTCGAATCCGGAGCTGGAGGTTTTGCCCCCAGAGTCGAATGAAGAGATGGCGGAAGAGGAGGGCATTCATCCGCCGCTGGGGCAGGGCACACATGCGATGATGGCTAGGTCTGTGCGAAGTGACTCTAGCGCTCACGCTACGCACGTCCCCGGTACCCAATATACAGACTTGCTGAGCAACGAAGCTGAAAGGCGATGA
- a CDS encoding Component of serine palmitoyltransferase putative; Lcb2p (Similar to TIGR gene model, INSD accession AAW42544.1; acts at the first step in sphingolipid synthesis) has translation MGRTTRRSTKSQSGTSTPPNISSPPSRPLFPSISLRSSSPTPPSHENLSARSSLLNVLTRPGHTAAATPDSPEDELSDLSTVSSYASSVISGTHSKDMTEEEIAKVYENYLEKPFVQTKTTIKHSEFGHCNNPNWRWTSQWNPNEVIHADDARPSYTVLLSTYLSYILLIIIGHIRDFFGKKFTPASYAHLMPQNGYAALNSDFDSFYTRRLKKRLDDCFARPTTGVPGRTIVCYDRSSTDQNNTFQLTGTTTRALNVSSYNYLGFASSTGGCADAVEMAIKRYGVASAGARHEASTTDLHLQCEKLVAKFLGVEAAMVVSMGYATNSTTIPALVGKGCLVISDEFNHASIRAGVRMSGASMRWYKHNDMDVLENLLREVISQGQPRTHRPWKKILVIVEGLFSMEGSLVDLPRLIELKKRYKFYLYVDEAHSIGAMGPNGRGVCDYFGIDPREVDVLMGTVTKSFGAAGGYIAGTKQLVDRLRIRSHATAYAESVSPAILTQIIASMGSIMGIAPPLAAPPTEDDKSDTWSIASRPAVYGPAPSSLLPPWLTLPPHLLNGTEGRERLRRIAFNSRYLASGLRKLGFIVYGNRDSPIIPLLIFQPGKMGYFSRMMLERIGPDKTPIVVVVVAYPATPLITSRVRFCLSASHTKNDMDMVLRACDEVGDVLNLKYNKQEMSVEEVIANAEELVAASHV, from the exons ATGGGCCGCACCACTAGACGCTCGACAAAGTCCCAGTCCGGCACATCCACTCCTCCTAACATCTCCTCTCCGCCCTCACGTCCTTTATTTCCCAGCATCTCCCTGCGCTCTTCATCACCCACTCCACCTAGCCACGAAAATCTCTCAGCCCGGTCCTCTCTCCTTAATGTCCTCACGCGACCAGGCCATACAGCCGCAGCGACACCAGATTCGCCAGAAGACGAGCTCTCGGATTTGTCGACGGTAAGCAGCTATGCGTCGAGCGTTATCTCTGGTACACACTCGAAGGACATGACCGAAGAGGAGATTGCAAAGGTGTATGAGAATTACTTGGAGAAGCCGTTTGTCCAGACGAAGACTACAATTAAGCATAGCGAGTTTGGACATTGTAACAATCCCAATTGGCGATGGACCAGCCAG TGGAACCCCAACGAAGTGATCCATGCCGACGATGCCAGACCATCCTATACCGTGCTATTAAGCACATACTTGAGTTACATTTTACTCATCATTATCGGTCACATCCGAGACTTCTTCGGTAAAAAGTTTACACCAGCATCATACGCCCATTTGATGCCCCAGAAC GGCTACGCCGCGCTCAACTCCGACTTTGACTCTTTCTACACCCGTCGATTAAAGAAACGTCTCGACGACTGTTTCGCGCGACCTACCACTGGCGTCCCTGGTCGAACCATTGTCTGTTACGACCGTTCTTCCACTGATCAGAACAACACTTTTCAATTGACCGGTACCACAACCCGTGCCTTGAATGTTTCCTCTTACAACTATCTCGGATTCGCATCTTCCACAGGTGGTTGCGCTGATGCTGTCGAAATGGCCATTAAGCGGTACGGTGTTGCCAGCGCCGGTGCCCGACATGAAGCTTCTACAACCGACCTCCACTTACAGTGTGAAAAACTCGTTGCCAAGTTTCTCGGTGTCGAAGCCGCCATGGTCGTCTCGATGGGTTATGCTACCAACTCGACTACTATCCCTGCTTTGGTTGGTAAAGGCTGCCTTGTGATTTCCGACGAGTTCAATCACGCTTCTATCCGTGCGGGTGTGAGGATGAGTGGTGCATCGATGAGATGGTACAAGCATAACGACATGGATGTGCTTGAGAACTTGTTGAGGGAAGTCATTTCGCAAGGCCAACCCAGGACCCACAGGCCGTGGAAGAAGATTTTGGTTATTGTTGAAGGCTTGTTCTCAATGGAAGGCAGTTTGGTTGATCTCCCCAGGTTGATTGAGCTTAAGAAACGTTACAAA TTCTACTTGTACGTCGATGAAGCCCATTCAATCGGTGCGATGGGCCCCAACGGCCGAGGTGTTTGTGACTACTTCGGTATCGACCCCCGCGAAGTTGACGTCTTGATGGGTACCGTCACAAAATCATTCGGTGCTGCCGGTGGTTATATCGCTGGTACCAAGCAACTCGTCGACCGTCTCCGTATCCGATCACACGCTACCGCCTACGCCGAATCTGTCTCTCCTGCCATTCTCACCCAGATTATTGCGTCTATGGGTTCTATCATGGGCATTGCCCCTCCACTGGCTGCCCCTCCCACAGAGGACGACAAATCCGACACATGGTCCATCGCCTCCCGCCCAGCAGTGTACGGCCCCGCCCCATCTTCCCTCCTTCCACCTTGGCTCACCCTCCCTCCACATTTACTCAACGGAACCGAGGGCCGCGAGCGTCTCCGCCGTATCGCTTTCAACTCCCGATACCTCGCTTCTGGTCTTCGCAAACTGGGCTTCATCGTCTACGGTAACCGGGACTCACCAATCATTCCTCTCCTTATCTTCCAGCCCGGTAAGATGGGTTACTTTTCTCGAATGATGCTCGAGCGTATCGGCCCCGACAAGACACCcattgttgttgttgtcgTAGCCTATCCCGCGACCCCCCTCATTACTTCCAGAGTTAGATTCTGTCTCTCGGCGAGTCATACGAAAAACGATATGGACATGGTGCTCAGGGCTTGTGATGAAGTTGGAGATGTGTTGAATTTGAAGTATAATAAGCAGGAAATGAGTGTCGAGGAGGTCATTGCCAATGCTGAGGAGCTGGTTGCTGCTTCTCATGTTTAA
- a CDS encoding Monooxygenase, putative (Similar to TIGR gene model, INSD accession AAW42523.1), with amino-acid sequence MTTEAGRSVIRVAVIGAGASGLAQTQQLLEAWNRKEVKTKLEVIVYEAREDVGGVWLSADGPKQAKRTSLPGENGKVDDVFSYPTASKVSSPMYEGLRTNIPAPIMAFRGFEFPEKTPLFPDQATVLKYLQDYAKAYDLLPYIRFNTPVERVYLTPTTHGPGNGRWTVESVCGNSKTSEVFDYICMSNGHYSDGWIPNTPGLSSFPGQIIHSRFYRRASDYAGQTVLVVGSFASGGDISRLLASHNINKYDPSGQPMTRSRTPNQKLDNSFSLKAATREGFIKVYVSSSGSTQHSASPDGPCAPYIHNIPLISHLTPPSLAHPNGIIHFEDGQQLSGVDTIIYATGYNFAYPFFKREDKPWDEVGLVDGVIRNGERKGGEEWEEGGLKGLGMKKLDELLLFLEGDRSIAFPALSYQVVPFPLAQVQARLTSLLWANLLPSFPQHPNLPKNPSNPYSKSPVSESFTNLSEMLNVSALQQDLTVTASATPPTTTTTTKVPSSSSSPSSSASSSSQLTTLLDPSVRKTLTARQKLVFGTPYEWTYSEYLMSLMAEADEGKEAEVEEHWKKIEPWRREMRDKKDLRKKTLGY; translated from the exons ATGACGACAGAAGCAGGGCGATCTGTCATTCGCGTGGCCGTCATAGGCGCCGGGGCGTCAGGCCTAGCTCAAACACAGCAGTTACTCGAAGCTTGGAATAGGAAAGAGGTCAAGACAAAGTTGGAAGTCATTGTTTATGAAGCTAGAGAAGATGTTGGCGGAGTATG GTTATCGGCAGATGGACCCAAGCAGGCCAAGCGAACCAGCTTACCAGGCGAAAATGGTAAGGTGGACGATGTATTCTCTTACCCCACAGCCTCTAAGGTATCGTCCCCGATGTATGAAGGTTTGCGCACCAATATTCCAGCT CCTATAATGGCTTTTAGAGGGTTTGAGTTCCCAGAAAAGACACCTCTTTTCCCTGATCAAG CTACTGTGCTGAAGTACCTTCAAGATTATGCCAAAGCATATGATCTTCTCCCTTACATCCGTTTCAACACTCCTGTAGAACGGGTCTACCTTACCCCTACTACCCATGGCCCTGGAAACGGAAGGTGGACCGTCGAATCTGTATGTGGCAACTCGAAAACATCCGAAGTGTTTGACTATATCTGCATGTCGAATGGACATTACAGTGATGGGTGGATACCCAATACACCCGGTCTCAG CTCATTTCCAGGCCAAATAATACATTCTAGATTCTATCGCAGAGCTTCCGACTATGCCGGCCAAACCGTTCTCGTCGTCGGATCCTTCGCATCTGGCGGTGACATCTCCCGCCTTCTTGCTTCCCACAATATCAACAAATACGATCCATCGGGTCAACCAATGACCCGTTCGCGTACCCCTAATCAAAAGCTTGATAactctttctccttgaAAGCGGCTACAAGGGAAGGCTTTATCAAAGTGTATGTCTCGTCCTCCGGCTCTACCCAGCACTCCGCAAGCCCCGATGGACCATGTGCTCCATACATCCACAACATCCCCCTCATCTCCCACCTCACACCACCTTCCTTGGCCCATCCTAATGGTATCATACACTTTGAAGACGGGCAACAGCTCTCAGGGGTGGATACAATTATCTACGCCACGGGCTACAATTTTGCTTACCCTTTTTTCAAGCGCGAGGACAAACCTTGGGATGAGGTGGGTTTGGTTGATGGAGTGATTAGGAACGGAGAGCGGAAGGGAGGGGAGGAATGGGAGGAGGGCGGGTTGAAAGGTTtggggatgaagaagctTGATGAGCTGTTACTGTTTTTGGAAGGAGATCGCAGTATCGCTTTTCCTGCTCTCT CGTATCAAGTAGTCCCCTTCCCCCTAGCGCAAGTGCAAGCTCGCCTCACCTCCCTCCTCTGGGCGaatctccttccttccttccctcaACATCCTAATCTACCTAAGAACCCCTCGAACCCTTATTCCAAATCACCAGTTTCTGAATCATTCACCAATCTCTCAGAGATGTTAAATGTAAGCGCACTTCAACAAGATCTAACAGTCACTGCCTCAGCAACACCTCCCACTACCACTACCACGACCAAAgttccctcttcctcttcgtccccctcttcctccgcctcttcctcatcacAATTAACTACCTTGCTCGATCCCTCAGTTCGCAAGACCCTTACTGCCCGACAAAAACTCGTATTCGGCACACCGTATGAATGGACGTACTCTGAGTATCTCATGTCGCTCATGGCAGAAGCAGatgaagggaaagaagCGGAAGTGGAAGAACATTGGAAGAAAATTGAGCCTTGGAGaagggagatgagggaCAAAAAAGATTTAAGAAAAAAGACCCTTGGATATTAG
- a CDS encoding uncharacterized protein (Similar to TIGR gene model, INSD accession AAW42545.1), which produces MFGAIVAGRLVQTNLQQIDETHFVFPLEQPYEINHLTVFLLGTVPFPEGFGASVHFAWPGKEYIPLGVLTNTKPSAIFRVRSHLPSNAPIGQPSPPAQLGIEIAPLPHLEAIAAGLSQSASAPGAGAPDGDGKGKELVKSVDVGKVAEKVVRNLFNFLHSFGGEGALRPDTQIPLSVFQQWYTNFTRKIENDKGASFLDRED; this is translated from the exons ATGTTTGGAGCTATTGTTGCCGGACGTTTGGT TCAAACCAATTTACAACAGAT TGATGAAACACATTTTGTCTTTCCCCTCGAACAGCCTTATGAAATCAACCACCTGACTGTTTTCTTACTTGGGACTG TGCCATTTCCTGAAGGTTTTGGTGCATCTGTGCACTTTGCTTGGCCCGGTAAAGAATACATCCCTCTCGGAGT GTTAACAAATACAAAACCTTCGGCCATCTTCCGTGTCCGCTCACACTTGCCTTCCAACGCTCCCATCGGACAACCCTCTCCACCAGCGCAATTAGGTATTGAGATTGCGCCCTTACCCCACCTGGAGGCTATTGCTGCTGGATTGAGTCAAAGTGCTTCTGCTCCAGGAGCAGGAGCGCCAGATGGAGAtgggaagggaaaagaatTGGTGAAGAGTGTTGATGTGGGCAAGGTCGCTGAGAAGGTTGTCAGGAAC TTGTTCAACTTTTTACACTCTTTCGGAGGGGAGGGGGCTTTAAG GCCCGATACACAAATTCCTCTCTCAGTATTCCAGCAATGGTACACAAATTTCACTCGGAAGATTGAAAATGACAAGGGGGCGTCATTCCTCGATAGAGAAGATTAA
- a CDS encoding 60S ribosomal protein L12, putative (Similar to TIGR gene model, INSD accession AAW42522.1): MPPKFDPSEVKIIYLRATGGEVGASSALAPKIGPLGLSPKKVGEDIAKATGDWKGLRVTVQLTIQNRQAAVSVVPSASSLVIKALKEPPRDRKKEKNIKHSGNVPLDQIYDIARKMAHKSFAKDLSGGVREILGTAHSVGCTVDGKNPHDVIVAIQEGEIVVPDE; encoded by the exons ATGCCCCCCAAGTTCGACCCCAGCGAGGTTAAG ATTATCTACCTCCGAGCGACCGGTGGTGAGGTCGGTGCCTCTTCCGCTTTGGCCCCCAAGATCGGTCCCCTTGGTCTC TCCCCCAAGAAGGTCGGAGAAGACATTGCTAAGGCCACTGGTGACTGGAAGGGTCTCCGAGTGACCGTCCAGCTCACTATCCAGAACAG GCAAGCCGCCGTCTCCGTTGTTCCCTCCGCTTCTTCCCTTGTCATCAAGGCCCTCAAGGAGCCTCCTAGGGacaggaagaaggagaagaacaTCAAGCACTCCGGTAACGTCCCCCTTGACCAGATCTACGAC ATTGCCCGTAAGATGGCCCACAAGTCTTTCGCCAAGGACCTCTCTGGTGGTGTCCGTGAAATCCTCGGTACCGCCCACTCTGTTGGTTGCACTGTTGACGGCAAGAACCCCCACGACGTCATTGTTGCTATCCAGGAAGGCGAGATTGTCGTTCCCGACGAGTAA